The Streptomyces sp. NL15-2K genome contains a region encoding:
- a CDS encoding homoserine dehydrogenase: MMRTRPLKVALLGCGVVGSEVARIMTTHADDLAARIGAPVELAGVAVRRPDRVREGIDPSLVTTDATALVKRGDIDVVVEVIGGIEPARTLITTAFEYGASVVSANKALLAQDGAALHAAAEDHDADLYYEAAVAGAIPLIRPLRESLAGDKVNRVLGIVNGTTNFILDKMDSTGAGYQEALDEATALGYAEADPTADVEGFDAAAKAAILAGIAFHSRVRLDDVYREGMTEVTAADFASAKEMGCTIKLLAICERAEDGGSVTARVHPAMIPLTHPLASVRGAYNAVFVESDASGQLMFYGPGAGGSPTASAVLGDLVAVCRNRLNGATGPGESAYAALPVSGMGAVVTRYHISLDVADKPGVLAQVATVFAEHGVSIDTVRQQGKDGEASLVVVTHRASDAALGGTVEALRKLDTVRGVASIMRVEGE, translated from the coding sequence ATGATGCGTACGCGTCCGCTGAAGGTGGCGCTGCTGGGCTGTGGAGTGGTCGGCTCAGAGGTGGCGCGCATCATGACGACGCACGCCGACGACCTCGCCGCCAGGATCGGTGCTCCGGTGGAGCTCGCGGGGGTGGCCGTCCGGCGGCCCGACCGGGTCAGGGAAGGCATCGACCCGTCGCTCGTCACCACCGACGCCACCGCCCTCGTCAAACGCGGCGACATCGACGTCGTGGTCGAGGTCATCGGCGGTATCGAGCCCGCTCGTACGCTCATCACCACCGCCTTCGAGTACGGCGCCTCCGTCGTCTCCGCCAACAAGGCGCTCCTCGCCCAGGACGGCGCCGCCCTGCACGCCGCCGCCGAGGACCACGACGCGGACCTCTACTACGAGGCCGCGGTCGCCGGCGCCATCCCGCTGATCCGCCCGCTGCGCGAGTCCCTCGCCGGTGACAAGGTCAACCGGGTGCTGGGGATCGTCAACGGCACGACCAACTTCATCCTCGACAAGATGGACTCGACGGGGGCCGGCTACCAGGAGGCCCTCGACGAGGCCACCGCCCTGGGATACGCGGAAGCCGATCCGACCGCCGATGTCGAGGGCTTCGACGCCGCCGCCAAGGCCGCCATCCTCGCCGGCATCGCCTTCCACTCGCGCGTGCGCCTCGACGACGTCTACCGCGAGGGCATGACCGAGGTCACCGCCGCCGACTTCGCCTCGGCGAAGGAGATGGGCTGCACCATCAAGCTGCTCGCCATCTGTGAGCGGGCCGAGGACGGCGGGTCGGTCACCGCGCGCGTGCACCCCGCGATGATTCCGCTGACCCACCCGCTCGCCTCCGTGCGCGGCGCGTACAACGCCGTGTTCGTGGAGTCCGACGCCTCCGGTCAGCTCATGTTCTACGGGCCCGGAGCCGGCGGTTCCCCCACCGCCTCCGCCGTGCTCGGCGACCTCGTCGCCGTCTGCCGCAACCGGCTCAACGGCGCCACCGGACCGGGGGAGTCCGCGTACGCCGCCCTGCCCGTCTCGGGCATGGGGGCGGTCGTCACGCGTTACCACATCAGCCTCGATGTGGCGGACAAACCGGGTGTTCTCGCCCAGGTGGCGACCGTGTTCGCCGAGCACGGGGTTTCCATCGATACGGTTCGGCAGCAGGGCAAGGACGGCGAGGCGTCTCTCGTCGTCGTCACCCACCGTGCTTCCGACGCGGCCCTCGGCGGGACCGTCGAGGCGCTGCGCAAGCTGGACACCGTGCGTGGTGTCGCCAGCATCATGCGGGTTGAAGGAGAGTAA
- the lysA gene encoding diaminopimelate decarboxylase, with the protein MSRSAHPAGPRHADVLPEGHYSAPPADLNTLDPKVWAQTVTRDPHGVVTVGGLPVTRLAEEFGTPAYIVDEADFRARARAWRTAFGHDADVFYAGKAFLSRAVVRWLHEEGLNLDVCSGGELATALSAGMPADRIAFHGNNKSTEEIDRAIRAGVGRIVLDSFQEIVRVAHIAQSLGKRQRVQIRITVGVEAHTHEFIATAHEDQKFGIPLAGGQAAEAVRRALQLDGLELIGIHSHIGSQIFDMSGFEVAAHRVVGLLKDIRDEHGVELPEIDLGGGLGIAYTSDDDPREPHEIAKALTEIVSRECEAAKLRTPRISVEPGRAIVGPTAFTLYEVGTIKPLDGLRTYVSVDGGMSDNIRTALYDAEYSVALVSRASDAEPMLARVVGRHCESGDIVVKDAFLPADLAPGDLIAVPATGAYCRSMASNYNHVLRPPVVAVDDGEARVIVRRETEEDLLRLDVG; encoded by the coding sequence ATGAGCCGATCCGCACACCCCGCCGGGCCCCGTCACGCCGATGTCCTCCCGGAGGGCCACTACTCCGCTCCGCCCGCCGATCTCAACACCCTCGACCCCAAGGTGTGGGCCCAGACCGTCACCCGGGACCCGCACGGCGTCGTCACCGTCGGCGGCCTTCCTGTGACCCGGCTCGCCGAGGAGTTCGGCACCCCCGCCTACATCGTCGACGAGGCCGACTTCCGGGCGCGGGCGCGGGCTTGGCGTACCGCCTTCGGTCATGACGCCGATGTCTTCTACGCCGGCAAGGCCTTCCTCTCCCGGGCCGTCGTCCGGTGGCTGCACGAGGAAGGGCTCAATCTCGACGTCTGCTCCGGCGGTGAGCTCGCCACCGCCCTGTCCGCCGGCATGCCCGCCGACCGCATCGCCTTCCACGGCAACAACAAGTCCACGGAGGAGATCGACAGGGCCATCCGCGCCGGTGTCGGGCGGATCGTTCTCGATTCCTTCCAGGAGATCGTCCGCGTCGCCCACATCGCGCAGTCCCTGGGCAAGCGGCAGCGCGTGCAGATCCGTATCACCGTCGGTGTGGAAGCCCATACGCACGAGTTCATCGCCACCGCCCACGAGGACCAGAAGTTCGGGATTCCGCTGGCCGGCGGGCAGGCCGCCGAGGCCGTACGGCGTGCTCTTCAGCTCGACGGGCTGGAGCTGATCGGTATTCACAGCCACATCGGGTCGCAGATCTTCGACATGTCCGGCTTCGAGGTCGCGGCCCATCGGGTCGTCGGACTGCTGAAGGACATCCGTGACGAGCACGGGGTCGAGCTGCCGGAGATCGACCTCGGCGGTGGGCTCGGTATCGCGTACACGAGTGACGACGATCCCCGCGAACCCCACGAGATCGCCAAGGCGTTGACCGAGATCGTCAGCCGGGAGTGCGAGGCGGCCAAGCTGCGCACGCCCCGTATTTCCGTCGAGCCCGGGCGCGCCATCGTCGGTCCGACCGCCTTCACGCTGTACGAGGTCGGCACCATCAAGCCCCTTGACGGGCTGCGCACTTACGTCTCCGTCGACGGCGGCATGTCGGACAACATCCGTACCGCGCTGTACGACGCCGAGTACTCCGTCGCTCTCGTCTCCCGCGCCTCCGACGCCGAGCCCATGCTCGCCCGTGTCGTCGGCAGGCACTGCGAGAGCGGCGACATCGTGGTCAAGGATGCGTTCCTGCCGGCCGACCTGGCACCGGGTGACCTCATCGCCGTACCGGCCACGGGTGCGTACTGCCGGTCCATGGCCAGCAACTACAACCACGTGCTCCGCCCGCCGGTCGTAGCGGTCGACGACGGCGAGGCCCGCGTGATCGTCCGCCGCGAGACGGAGGAGGACCTCCTGCGCCTCGACGTCGGGTGA
- the thrB gene encoding homoserine kinase: MAGPAFRAAAVRVRVPATSANLGPGFDALGLSLGLYDDVVVRVADSGLHIDIAGEGSETLPRDENHLLVRSLRTAFALLGGQPRGLEIVCANRIPHGRGLGSSSAAICAGIVAARAVTIGGEARLDDTALLELATEIEGHPDNVAACLLGGFTLSWLEAGAARAIRMEPADSIVPVVFVPGKPVLTETARGLLPRTVPHVDAATNAGRAALLVEALTRRPELLLPATEDRLHQEYRAPAMPESAALVERLRADGVPAVISGAGPTVLALADGESADKVAHLAGEGWAANRLELDARGASVLPLAP, translated from the coding sequence ATGGCCGGTCCAGCCTTCCGCGCCGCCGCCGTCCGGGTGCGCGTCCCCGCCACCAGCGCCAACCTCGGCCCGGGCTTCGACGCCCTCGGCCTGTCGCTGGGGCTCTACGACGACGTGGTCGTCCGGGTGGCCGACTCCGGGCTGCACATCGACATCGCGGGGGAGGGGAGCGAGACGCTCCCGCGTGACGAAAACCACCTTCTCGTACGCTCCCTGCGCACCGCCTTCGCTCTGCTGGGCGGACAGCCGCGCGGCCTGGAGATCGTCTGCGCGAACCGCATTCCGCACGGCCGGGGCCTCGGCTCCTCCTCGGCCGCCATCTGCGCCGGCATCGTCGCCGCGCGTGCCGTGACCATAGGCGGCGAGGCCCGGCTCGACGACACGGCCCTCCTGGAGCTGGCCACCGAGATCGAGGGCCATCCCGACAATGTGGCGGCCTGTCTGCTCGGCGGTTTCACGCTCTCCTGGCTGGAGGCCGGAGCCGCGCGGGCGATCAGGATGGAGCCCGCCGATTCCATCGTTCCGGTGGTTTTCGTGCCCGGTAAGCCGGTCCTGACGGAGACCGCGCGCGGACTGCTCCCGCGCACCGTGCCGCACGTCGACGCCGCCACCAACGCGGGCCGTGCAGCCCTGCTCGTCGAGGCCCTCACCCGGCGCCCCGAGCTGCTGCTGCCCGCCACCGAGGACCGACTTCACCAGGAGTACCGCGCACCGGCCATGCCGGAGAGCGCGGCGCTGGTGGAGCGGCTGCGGGCCGACGGAGTCCCGGCAGTCATTTCAGGCGCGGGCCCCACAGTGCTCGCGCTGGCCGACGGCGAAAGCGCCGACAAGGTCGCCCATCTGGCAGGCGAGGGCTGGGCCGCGAACCGGCTGGAGCTCGACGCCCGGGGAGCGAGCGTGCTGCCGCTTGCGCCCTGA
- the thrC gene encoding threonine synthase, with product MTHQWRGIIEEYRDRLPVSDTTPVVTLREGGTPLVPAQVLSERTGCEVHLKVEGANPTGSFKDRGMTMAITRAKEEGAKAVICASTGNTSASAAAYAVRAGMVSAVLVPQGKIALGKMGQALVHGAKILQVDGNFDDCLTLARALSDNYPVALVNSVNPVRIEGQKTAAFEIVDMLGDAPDIHVLPVGNAGNITAYWKGYKEYAADAIAAQTPRMWGFQASGSAPIVRGEVVKDPSTIATAIRIGNPASWQYALAARDESGGFIDEVTDREILRAYRMLAAQEGVFVEPASAASVAGLLKAAEQGKVDPGQRIVCTVTGNGLKDPDWAVAGAPQPVTVPVDAATAAERLGLV from the coding sequence ATGACCCACCAGTGGCGCGGAATCATCGAGGAGTACCGGGACCGGCTGCCCGTCTCCGACACCACGCCGGTCGTGACGCTCCGCGAGGGCGGCACGCCCCTCGTGCCCGCGCAGGTGCTCTCCGAGCGCACCGGCTGCGAGGTCCACCTCAAGGTGGAGGGCGCCAATCCCACCGGGTCCTTCAAGGACCGCGGCATGACCATGGCCATCACGCGGGCGAAGGAGGAGGGCGCGAAGGCTGTGATCTGCGCCTCCACCGGCAACACGTCCGCGAGCGCGGCCGCTTACGCCGTGCGTGCCGGGATGGTGTCGGCCGTCCTCGTCCCGCAGGGCAAGATCGCGCTCGGCAAGATGGGGCAGGCGCTCGTGCACGGCGCCAAGATCCTCCAGGTCGACGGCAACTTCGACGACTGCCTCACGCTGGCCCGTGCCCTGAGCGACAACTACCCCGTGGCACTGGTCAATTCGGTCAATCCGGTGCGGATCGAGGGGCAGAAGACCGCCGCGTTCGAGATCGTGGACATGCTGGGTGACGCACCCGACATCCACGTCCTGCCGGTCGGCAACGCGGGCAACATCACCGCGTACTGGAAGGGGTACAAGGAGTACGCCGCCGACGCGATCGCCGCGCAGACCCCGCGCATGTGGGGCTTCCAGGCCTCCGGCAGTGCCCCGATCGTGCGCGGCGAGGTCGTCAAGGACCCCTCGACGATCGCCACCGCCATCCGCATCGGCAACCCCGCCTCCTGGCAGTACGCCCTGGCGGCGCGGGACGAATCGGGTGGTTTCATCGATGAGGTGACGGACCGTGAAATCCTGCGCGCCTACCGGATGTTGGCCGCTCAGGAGGGCGTCTTCGTGGAGCCCGCCTCCGCCGCTTCCGTGGCCGGCCTGCTGAAGGCCGCCGAGCAGGGCAAGGTCGACCCGGGGCAGCGGATCGTGTGCACCGTCACCGGCAACGGCCTGAAGGACCCCGACTGGGCCGTCGCGGGCGCCCCGCAGCCGGTGACCGTCCCGGTCGACGCGGCGACGGCGGCCGAGCGCCTCGGCCTGGTCTGA